A window of Chloracidobacterium sp. N contains these coding sequences:
- the rfbD gene encoding dTDP-4-dehydrorhamnose reductase, giving the protein MPSLLVTGAAGLLGRHVAEACHQHYEVIALRRSELDISDAAAVRACLKQYHPAVIINCAAMTNVDACETERAAAFLHNADGPRHLAENAMAIGAYFIHISTDYVFDGTSPLPYQPTSPPNPISVYGASKLAGEQAVHSVSPDFAVVRVAGLFGHGGKNFASVIGDLLTRPGVVKGITDNRILPSYAADVALYLRCLAEARAGGLFHAVSAGEPCSWYDFAALARAWLGSHAQATLVGVTEAELRRPAKRPMSCVLAHSADASRGLPVLRDWRDALAESLAVWKT; this is encoded by the coding sequence ATGCCCAGCCTGCTTGTCACCGGCGCAGCCGGATTGCTTGGCCGCCACGTTGCTGAAGCCTGCCACCAGCACTACGAGGTCATCGCTCTGCGCCGCTCTGAGCTGGACATCAGCGACGCGGCAGCCGTACGCGCTTGTCTGAAGCAATACCATCCGGCCGTCATCATCAACTGCGCCGCCATGACGAACGTGGATGCGTGTGAAACCGAGCGCGCCGCCGCCTTTCTCCACAACGCGGACGGCCCCCGTCACCTGGCTGAAAATGCCATGGCCATCGGGGCCTACTTCATTCACATCAGCACCGACTACGTCTTTGACGGCACCAGCCCACTCCCCTACCAGCCGACGAGTCCTCCCAACCCCATTTCGGTCTATGGCGCGTCCAAGCTGGCGGGGGAGCAGGCCGTGCACAGCGTTTCACCGGATTTCGCCGTCGTGCGGGTAGCCGGGCTTTTTGGACACGGCGGCAAGAACTTTGCCAGCGTGATTGGCGACCTGCTCACCCGTCCCGGCGTCGTCAAAGGCATCACCGACAACCGCATTCTTCCGAGCTACGCAGCCGACGTTGCTCTGTACCTGCGCTGTCTGGCGGAAGCCCGCGCTGGCGGGCTGTTTCATGCCGTCAGCGCCGGAGAACCCTGTAGCTGGTACGATTTTGCCGCTCTGGCACGTGCATGGCTTGGCTCCCACGCCCAGGCTACGCTGGTTGGTGTGACGGAAGCCGAGTTGCGCCGCCCGGCAAAGCGCCCGATGTCGTGCGTCCTGGCACACTCGGCGGATGCTTCCCGTGGGCTGCCGG